In Pseudomonas fluorescens, a genomic segment contains:
- a CDS encoding 2Fe-2S iron-sulfur cluster-binding protein: MNRLPAPMGLLIQRDQPLDFSFDGLPYQGLQGDSIASALLANGRFLMSRSFKYHRPRGPLTMAGQDANSLVQLPREPNVLADAHALSAGLAVTAQNVNGSLDNDKDAYLGKFSRFMPVGFYYRSFYKPKGMWKVWEPIIRKKAGLGVLDLRFQPEYYDKAYLFTDLAVIGAGPAGLQAALTAANAGAKVLLIEQQPILGGSLTYARFDIAGTRADTLRRELLDAVQQHANIRVLTDATCNAWFTDNYLPVIQGKRLYKVRAQQCLVCSGSFDQPVVFRNNDLPGVMLTSAAQRLMKLYAVKPGKRAVVLTGNDDGYLAALDLHDQGVDVAAVIDLRHAPADNALPAALAQRKIPCLTNSTVFEALHEKGLRHVKGVDVRQITGQGQVSASGQVIDCDLLCMSAGYMPVYQLLCQAGGKLAYDDSRAEFSLSGLPQNLNVAGSVHGRHQLDNVLADATNAAADSVLALGLKTASPRVPLRSEAQVNFHWPIFPHPKGKDFVDFDEDLQVADIVNATRIGYRDVQLVKRYSTVGMGPSQGRHSALPTARLVAWATQRNISETGVTTARPPFVAEKLAHVAGRAFDPYRQTPMHARHVQAGAKMMPAGIWQRPAYYGKPEDREACMQAEALHVRNKVGLIDVSTLGGLDVRGPDAAELLNRMYTFAFLKQPVGRSRYALMTNEHGVVIDDGVCARLADKHFYVTATTSGVDRIYQQMLKWNAQWRLDVDVTNVTAAICAVNVAGPDSRKVLEQVCSDLDLSAEGFPYLGVRQGTVAGTKARLLRVGFVGELGYEIHVPARHGLALWDALMTAGKAFDIRPFGVETQRLLRLEKGHVIISQDTDGMTHPAEIDMGWAVSRTKPFFVGRRSVDILEAQPLKRKLVGFSLPKGSVQPLEGHLVLNGADISGNVTSCEYSSSLGRIIGLAYAGIDQSTPGQRIPIRVEGGIVVQAEVVQLPFFDPTNQRQEG, translated from the coding sequence ATGAACCGCCTCCCCGCCCCCATGGGCCTGCTGATCCAGCGTGACCAGCCACTCGATTTCAGTTTCGACGGCCTGCCCTACCAAGGTTTACAGGGCGACAGCATCGCCAGTGCCCTGCTCGCCAACGGGCGCTTCCTGATGTCGCGTTCGTTCAAATACCACCGCCCACGCGGCCCCTTGACCATGGCCGGCCAGGACGCCAACAGCCTGGTGCAACTGCCCCGCGAACCCAACGTGCTGGCCGATGCCCACGCGCTGTCCGCCGGCTTGGCCGTAACGGCGCAGAACGTCAACGGTTCGCTGGACAACGACAAGGACGCCTACCTGGGCAAGTTCTCCAGGTTCATGCCGGTGGGTTTCTACTATCGCTCGTTCTACAAGCCCAAGGGCATGTGGAAAGTCTGGGAGCCGATCATCCGTAAAAAGGCCGGCCTGGGCGTGCTCGACCTGAGATTCCAACCTGAGTACTACGACAAGGCCTACCTGTTTACCGACCTCGCGGTGATCGGTGCCGGCCCCGCCGGCTTGCAGGCCGCGCTGACCGCCGCGAATGCCGGAGCCAAGGTGTTGCTGATCGAACAGCAGCCGATCCTCGGTGGGTCGCTGACCTATGCGCGCTTCGATATCGCCGGCACCCGCGCCGACACCTTGCGCCGCGAGTTGCTGGACGCGGTGCAGCAGCACGCGAATATCCGAGTGCTCACCGACGCCACCTGCAATGCCTGGTTTACCGACAACTACCTGCCGGTGATCCAGGGCAAGCGCCTGTATAAGGTGCGCGCGCAACAGTGCCTGGTGTGCAGCGGTTCGTTCGACCAACCGGTGGTTTTCCGCAACAACGATCTACCGGGGGTGATGCTCACCAGTGCCGCGCAACGCCTGATGAAGCTCTATGCGGTCAAGCCCGGCAAGCGCGCCGTGGTGCTCACCGGCAACGATGACGGCTACCTCGCCGCCCTCGACCTGCATGACCAGGGCGTCGACGTGGCCGCCGTGATCGACCTGCGTCACGCTCCGGCAGACAACGCCCTGCCCGCGGCCCTGGCCCAGCGTAAGATCCCGTGCCTGACCAACAGCACGGTGTTCGAGGCCCTGCATGAAAAAGGCCTGCGCCATGTGAAGGGCGTCGACGTGCGTCAGATCACCGGCCAGGGCCAGGTCAGCGCCAGCGGGCAAGTGATCGACTGCGACCTGCTGTGCATGTCCGCCGGTTATATGCCGGTCTATCAGTTGCTGTGCCAGGCCGGTGGCAAGCTGGCCTATGACGACTCGCGTGCGGAGTTCAGCCTCAGCGGTTTACCGCAGAACCTGAATGTGGCCGGCTCCGTGCACGGTCGGCACCAGTTGGACAACGTGCTGGCAGACGCCACCAATGCCGCCGCCGACAGTGTGCTCGCCCTCGGCTTGAAGACTGCCAGCCCGCGCGTGCCGCTGCGCAGCGAAGCCCAGGTCAACTTCCACTGGCCAATCTTCCCGCACCCCAAGGGCAAGGACTTCGTGGATTTTGACGAAGACCTGCAAGTGGCGGACATCGTCAACGCCACCCGCATCGGCTACCGCGATGTGCAGTTGGTCAAGCGTTACTCCACGGTCGGCATGGGCCCGTCCCAGGGGCGCCACTCGGCGCTGCCGACCGCGCGGCTGGTGGCCTGGGCGACCCAGCGCAATATCAGTGAAACCGGAGTGACCACCGCACGGCCGCCATTCGTGGCGGAAAAACTCGCGCATGTCGCCGGGCGTGCCTTCGACCCCTACCGCCAAACGCCGATGCACGCGCGCCATGTGCAAGCCGGGGCGAAGATGATGCCTGCCGGTATCTGGCAACGCCCGGCCTACTATGGCAAGCCCGAGGACCGCGAAGCCTGCATGCAGGCCGAAGCGCTGCACGTGCGCAACAAGGTTGGCCTGATCGATGTGTCGACCCTGGGCGGCCTGGATGTACGCGGCCCGGACGCCGCCGAACTGCTCAACCGCATGTACACCTTTGCGTTCCTCAAGCAGCCGGTGGGCCGTTCGCGTTATGCGCTGATGACCAACGAACACGGCGTGGTGATCGACGACGGCGTGTGCGCGCGGCTGGCCGACAAGCATTTCTACGTCACCGCCACCACCAGCGGCGTCGACCGCATCTACCAGCAGATGCTCAAGTGGAACGCGCAGTGGCGCCTGGACGTGGACGTGACCAACGTCACGGCAGCGATCTGTGCGGTGAACGTGGCCGGGCCGGATTCGCGCAAGGTGCTGGAACAGGTGTGCAGCGACCTCGACCTCAGTGCTGAAGGCTTCCCCTACCTGGGCGTGCGCCAGGGCACGGTGGCCGGGACCAAGGCCCGCCTGCTGCGGGTGGGTTTCGTCGGCGAACTGGGCTATGAAATCCACGTACCGGCGCGCCACGGCCTGGCGTTGTGGGACGCGTTGATGACGGCCGGCAAGGCCTTTGACATTCGCCCCTTCGGCGTCGAGACCCAACGCCTGCTGCGCCTGGAAAAAGGCCACGTGATCATCAGCCAGGACACCGATGGCATGACCCACCCGGCGGAAATCGACATGGGCTGGGCAGTGAGCCGCACCAAGCCGTTTTTCGTCGGCCGCCGCTCGGTGGACATCCTCGAAGCCCAACCGCTGAAACGCAAACTGGTGGGCTTCAGCCTGCCCAAGGGCAGCGTACAACCGCTGGAAGGCCACCTGGTGCTCAACGGCGCGGACATCAGCGGCAACGTCACCTCCTGCGAATACTCCAGCAGCCTGGGCCGTATCATCGGCCTGGCCTATGCCGGGATCGACCAGAGCACACCGGGGCAGCGCATTCCGATTCGCGTCGAGGGCGGCATCGTCGTCCAGGCCGAGGTGGTGCAACTGCCGTTCTTCGACCCCACCAACCAACGCCAGGAGGGTTAA
- a CDS encoding sarcosine oxidase subunit delta: MKIMMCPLNGPRNISEFTYGGEFKPMPDPVTCSDAEWADYVFNTDNLAGVVREWWMHTPSSYWFLAERHTVTDEILRTFDPRELFTTRVDFTTAKEIAG, from the coding sequence ATGAAAATCATGATGTGCCCGCTCAACGGGCCACGCAATATCAGCGAGTTCACCTATGGCGGTGAATTCAAACCGATGCCCGACCCAGTGACGTGCAGCGATGCCGAATGGGCCGACTACGTGTTCAACACCGACAACCTCGCCGGTGTGGTGCGCGAATGGTGGATGCACACGCCCTCCAGCTATTGGTTCCTCGCCGAACGCCACACGGTCACCGATGAAATCCTGCGCACCTTCGATCCCCGCGAGTTATTCACCACCCGCGTCGACTTCACCACCGCCAAGGAGATCGCCGGATGA
- a CDS encoding FAD-dependent oxidoreductase — protein sequence MPFNLLKYGLSSEYPVEVDLPPPKELKASYDVVIIGAGGHGLATAYYLAKYHGITNIAVLEKSYLGGGNTARNTAVIRSNYLTSEGVRFYAESVKMFQSLSNEFDFNIMYSERGQLTLAHTDATVRSFRQRAEVNKHFGGRTEMIDRQQIRELVPSLNLDPGHLPVIAGLWHIDGATARHDAVAWGYAKQAAKRGVEIHQLTEVQDLVIENGAITAVKTNRGTIRCGCAVQAIAGHSSLLMAKAGIRSPIQTFPLQAMVTQPFKPFLDPLVSSSALHCYVQQTSRGEVVFGGGSDPYPLFNTRSTLDLKESLLAHAIEMFPFLANAKLMRQWAGITDMTPDYSPIMGLSPVKNYYLDAGWGTWGFKATPICGKTMAELVASGGKVPELIKPFGLERFSTFQQVNEMGATAASH from the coding sequence ATGCCATTCAATCTATTGAAATACGGACTGAGTTCGGAGTACCCGGTGGAGGTGGATCTACCGCCGCCCAAGGAACTCAAGGCCAGCTATGACGTCGTGATCATCGGCGCCGGCGGCCATGGCCTCGCGACCGCCTACTACCTGGCCAAGTACCACGGAATCACGAATATCGCAGTGCTGGAAAAGTCTTACCTGGGCGGCGGCAATACGGCGCGCAACACCGCGGTGATCCGCTCCAACTACCTCACCAGCGAAGGCGTTCGTTTCTATGCCGAGTCGGTGAAGATGTTCCAGTCGCTGTCCAACGAATTCGACTTCAACATCATGTACTCCGAGCGCGGCCAATTGACCCTGGCCCACACCGACGCCACCGTGCGTTCGTTCCGCCAGCGCGCTGAGGTCAACAAGCACTTCGGCGGACGTACGGAAATGATCGACCGCCAGCAGATCCGCGAGCTGGTGCCCAGCCTCAACCTCGACCCCGGCCACTTGCCGGTGATCGCCGGGCTCTGGCATATCGACGGCGCCACCGCGCGCCACGACGCCGTGGCCTGGGGCTACGCCAAGCAGGCGGCCAAACGCGGCGTGGAAATCCATCAGCTCACCGAAGTGCAGGACCTGGTGATCGAGAACGGCGCCATCACGGCGGTGAAGACCAATCGCGGCACCATCCGGTGCGGCTGCGCGGTGCAGGCGATTGCCGGGCACAGCTCGCTGCTGATGGCCAAGGCCGGCATTCGCTCGCCGATCCAGACCTTCCCGCTGCAAGCCATGGTCACCCAGCCGTTCAAGCCGTTCCTCGATCCGCTGGTCAGTTCCTCGGCGCTGCACTGTTACGTGCAGCAAACCAGCCGCGGCGAAGTGGTGTTCGGCGGTGGCTCCGACCCTTACCCGCTGTTCAACACGCGCTCGACCCTGGACCTCAAGGAAAGCCTGCTGGCCCATGCCATCGAGATGTTCCCCTTCCTCGCCAATGCCAAGTTGATGCGCCAGTGGGCCGGGATCACCGACATGACCCCCGACTACAGCCCGATCATGGGCCTGTCGCCGGTAAAAAATTACTACCTCGACGCCGGCTGGGGCACCTGGGGCTTCAAGGCCACGCCGATCTGCGGCAAGACCATGGCCGAGCTGGTCGCCAGCGGCGGCAAGGTGCCGGAGCTGATCAAGCCGTTTGGTCTCGAACGTTTCTCGACCTTCCAGCAAGTCAACGAGATGGGCGCCACGGCGGCCAGTCACTGA
- the folD gene encoding bifunctional methylenetetrahydrofolate dehydrogenase/methenyltetrahydrofolate cyclohydrolase FolD: protein MSAPTLIDGKAAAARVLLQVREDVAHLHAQDIQPALAVILVGNDPASQVYVRNKILRAEEVGIRSVEHRLPDDTSTEQLLILIGQLNADPAIHGILLQLPLPAQMDELRALEAISPDKDVDGFHSQNVGGLSQGRAVLTPCTPSGCLYLLEQTCGDLRGKHAVVIGRSNIVGKPMAALLLKADCSVTVLHSRSQNAQALCKQADIVIAAVGRARLIDASWLKPGAVVIDVGINRIDDDGRSRLVGDVDFDSALPHVAAITPVPGGVGPMTIAFLMKNTVAAALAQHHTLRSQSEAVCHSIY, encoded by the coding sequence GTGAGCGCGCCCACACTGATCGACGGCAAAGCCGCCGCCGCGCGGGTGCTGCTGCAAGTGCGCGAGGACGTGGCGCACCTGCATGCGCAAGACATTCAACCGGCCCTGGCGGTGATCCTGGTGGGCAACGACCCGGCCAGCCAGGTCTATGTGCGCAACAAGATCCTGCGCGCCGAGGAGGTGGGCATCCGCTCCGTGGAGCATCGCCTGCCCGATGACACCAGCACCGAACAACTGTTGATCCTGATCGGCCAATTGAATGCCGACCCGGCGATCCACGGCATCCTCCTGCAATTGCCGTTGCCGGCGCAGATGGACGAACTGCGTGCCTTGGAGGCCATCTCACCGGACAAGGACGTCGATGGTTTTCACAGCCAGAACGTCGGCGGCCTCAGCCAGGGGCGCGCGGTACTCACGCCGTGCACGCCGAGCGGCTGCCTGTACCTGTTGGAGCAAACCTGCGGCGACCTGCGCGGCAAACACGCGGTGGTGATCGGCCGCTCGAACATCGTCGGCAAACCCATGGCCGCGCTGCTGCTCAAGGCGGACTGCTCGGTGACCGTGCTGCATTCGCGCAGCCAAAATGCCCAGGCCCTGTGCAAACAGGCCGATATCGTGATCGCCGCCGTAGGCCGTGCACGCTTGATCGACGCCAGCTGGCTCAAGCCTGGCGCGGTGGTGATCGATGTCGGCATCAACCGCATCGACGACGACGGCCGCAGCCGCCTGGTGGGCGATGTCGACTTCGACAGCGCCCTGCCCCATGTCGCCGCCATCACCCCGGTGCCCGGCGGTGTCGGGCCGATGACCATTGCCTTCCTGATGAAAAACACCGTGGCCGCCGCCCTCGCGCAACACCACACCTTACGCAGCCAATCGGAGGCCGTATGCCATTCAATCTATTGA
- the purU gene encoding formyltetrahydrofolate deformylase — MQHEKNHFIIKVTCPAVSGIVAAVTTYLADKACYIGEMAQFDDDFSGRFFMRAVFRFNDGHAGNLQEIRDGFAEVAQAFDMQWELYDTREPMRVMLMVSKFDHCLTDLLYRYHKGEMDMTITAIVSNHLDLRPMAEREGIRFIYLPVSKDNKAAQEAELMKIVDDTRTELVVLARYMQILSDDLCRQLSGRAINIHHSFLPGFKGAKPYHQAYQRGVKLIGATAHYVTSDLDEGPIIEQEVQRVDHVYKPDDLVAIGRDTETVALSKAVKYHLEHRVFLNQDRTVVFR; from the coding sequence ATGCAACACGAAAAAAACCATTTCATCATCAAAGTCACTTGTCCCGCGGTGTCCGGCATTGTCGCTGCCGTCACCACCTACCTGGCAGACAAGGCGTGCTACATCGGGGAGATGGCGCAGTTCGACGATGACTTCAGCGGCCGCTTCTTCATGCGCGCGGTGTTCCGTTTCAACGATGGCCATGCGGGCAACCTGCAAGAGATCAGGGACGGTTTCGCCGAGGTCGCCCAGGCCTTCGATATGCAGTGGGAACTGTACGACACCCGCGAGCCGATGCGCGTGATGCTGATGGTGAGCAAGTTCGACCACTGCCTCACCGACCTGCTCTACCGCTACCACAAGGGCGAGATGGACATGACCATCACCGCCATCGTCTCCAACCACCTCGACCTGCGGCCCATGGCCGAGCGTGAGGGTATTCGCTTTATTTACCTGCCTGTGTCCAAGGACAACAAGGCCGCGCAGGAAGCCGAGCTGATGAAGATCGTCGACGACACCCGCACCGAACTGGTGGTGTTGGCGCGCTACATGCAGATCCTCTCCGACGACCTGTGCCGGCAACTGTCGGGGCGGGCGATCAATATCCACCATTCGTTCCTGCCCGGTTTCAAGGGGGCCAAGCCCTATCACCAGGCTTATCAACGCGGCGTGAAGCTGATCGGCGCCACCGCGCACTACGTGACCAGCGACTTGGATGAGGGCCCGATCATCGAGCAGGAAGTACAGCGCGTCGACCACGTGTACAAGCCCGACGACCTCGTCGCCATCGGCCGCGACACCGAAACCGTGGCCCTGTCCAAGGCGGTCAAGTACCACCTGGAGCACCGCGTCTTCCTCAACCAGGACAGAACGGTGGTGTTCCGGTGA
- a CDS encoding helix-turn-helix domain-containing protein — MSTETAPRLKLEQYLGLQIKRQRQAQDLKLSDVAKIADISQGMLSKIENAQVSTSLDTLSRLCDVLGLPLSKLFSEYDQQDGSALLVKADQGMEVVRRGTEKGHTYHLLNHTRGPKKSFEAYMVSMDDASEEFPTFAHPGTEFLHLLEGELIYRHGNQLYRMEAGDSLTFEGEIPHGPEELVRVPIRLLSIMNYGGDKE; from the coding sequence ATGTCCACCGAAACCGCCCCGCGCCTCAAGCTCGAGCAATACCTGGGGCTGCAGATCAAACGCCAGCGCCAGGCCCAGGACCTGAAGCTGTCCGACGTGGCGAAGATTGCCGATATCAGCCAGGGCATGTTGAGCAAGATTGAGAACGCCCAGGTGTCCACCAGCCTCGATACCTTGAGCCGCCTGTGCGATGTGCTCGGGCTGCCGTTATCGAAGTTGTTCAGCGAATACGACCAGCAGGATGGCAGCGCCTTGCTGGTCAAGGCTGACCAGGGCATGGAAGTGGTGCGCCGGGGGACCGAGAAGGGGCATACCTATCACCTGCTCAACCATACGCGCGGGCCGAAGAAGAGTTTCGAGGCGTACATGGTGAGCATGGATGACGCCAGTGAGGAGTTTCCGACCTTTGCTCATCCGGGGACGGAGTTTTTGCATTTGCTGGAGGGGGAGTTGATTTATCGGCATGGCAATCAGCTGTATCGGATGGAGGCTGGGGACAGCTTGACGTTTGAGGGGGAAATTCCTCATGGGCCGGAGGAGTTGGTGCGGGTGCCGATTCGGTTGTTGTCGATTATGAATTATGGGGGGGATAAGGAGTGA
- the glnT gene encoding type III glutamate--ammonia ligase: MLPAETQRIIDKHGIKYVLAQFVDIHGAAKTKSVPICGLKTVAEEGAGFAGFAISGMGMEPHGPDFMARGDLSTLTPVPWQPGYGRVVCVGHVDGQPHPYDSRYVLQQQVQRLQDKGWTLNTGLEPEFNLMRRDEQGKLQLVDPSDNLDKPCYDYKGLSRSRVFLERLTEALQAVDFEVYQIDHEDANGQFEINYTYSDALTSADRFTFFRMAAGEIANDLGMICSFMPKPDPKRAGNGMHFHLSISSAENKNLFHDASDPSGMGLSKLAYHFAAGLLAHGPALCAFAAPTVNSYKRLVVGNSLSGATWAPAFIAFGANNRSAMVRVPYGRLEFRLPDAGCNPYLVSAAIIAAGLDGIDRQLEIDHVCNENLYSLSLEQIAERGIKTLPQSLKEACDALEADALFAEVLGPQIVGEFIKLKRMEWVEYSRHVSDWEIQRYTEFF; the protein is encoded by the coding sequence ATGTTGCCAGCAGAAACCCAGCGCATCATCGACAAGCACGGGATCAAGTACGTGCTTGCGCAGTTTGTGGATATACACGGGGCGGCCAAGACCAAGTCGGTGCCGATCTGTGGGCTCAAGACCGTGGCCGAAGAGGGCGCGGGGTTCGCCGGGTTTGCCATCAGCGGCATGGGCATGGAGCCTCATGGCCCGGACTTCATGGCGCGCGGCGATCTCTCGACATTGACCCCGGTGCCCTGGCAGCCAGGTTATGGGCGCGTGGTGTGCGTCGGTCATGTCGACGGCCAGCCCCATCCCTACGACAGCCGCTACGTGTTGCAACAGCAGGTGCAGCGCCTGCAGGACAAGGGCTGGACGCTGAACACCGGCCTGGAACCCGAATTCAACCTGATGCGCCGCGACGAGCAGGGCAAGTTGCAACTGGTAGACCCCAGCGACAACCTCGACAAGCCTTGCTACGACTACAAGGGCCTGTCCCGTTCGCGGGTGTTCCTCGAGCGCCTGACCGAAGCCTTGCAGGCGGTGGATTTCGAGGTCTATCAAATCGACCACGAAGACGCCAACGGCCAGTTCGAGATCAACTACACCTACAGCGACGCCCTGACCTCGGCCGACCGTTTCACCTTCTTCCGCATGGCCGCCGGCGAGATCGCCAATGACCTGGGCATGATCTGTTCATTCATGCCCAAGCCCGACCCGAAACGCGCCGGCAACGGCATGCACTTTCACTTGTCGATCAGCAGCGCCGAGAACAAAAACCTGTTCCATGACGCCAGCGACCCGAGCGGCATGGGCCTGTCGAAACTCGCCTATCACTTCGCCGCCGGTTTGCTCGCCCATGGCCCGGCGCTGTGTGCGTTCGCCGCGCCCACGGTCAACTCGTACAAGCGCCTGGTGGTCGGCAACTCGTTGTCCGGCGCCACCTGGGCCCCGGCCTTTATTGCGTTTGGCGCCAACAACCGCTCGGCCATGGTGCGCGTGCCGTATGGCCGCCTGGAGTTCCGCCTGCCGGATGCCGGTTGCAACCCTTACCTGGTCAGCGCCGCGATCATCGCCGCGGGCCTGGACGGTATCGATCGCCAGTTGGAAATCGACCACGTCTGCAACGAAAACCTCTACAGCCTGAGCCTTGAGCAGATCGCTGAACGCGGCATCAAGACCCTGCCGCAATCCCTCAAGGAAGCCTGTGACGCGCTGGAAGCCGACGCGCTGTTCGCCGAAGTGCTTGGCCCGCAGATCGTGGGCGAGTTCATCAAGCTCAAGCGCATGGAGTGGGTGGAGTACAGCCGCCATGTGAGCGACTGGGAAATCCAGCGCTATACCGAATTTTTCTGA